The proteins below are encoded in one region of Vanessa tameamea isolate UH-Manoa-2023 chromosome Z, ilVanTame1 primary haplotype, whole genome shotgun sequence:
- the LOC113404072 gene encoding probable cytochrome P450 303a1, which produces MWLTVLVVILIIVILLYLDTLKPKKFPPGPKWLPIVGSALEVNKIRENTKYLYKSFKELSKLYSKDGHLLGLKIGKDRIVMVNTVEANKEMLYNEDIDGRPKGIFYQTRTWGERKGVLLTDGELWKEQRKFLIKHLKEFGFGRKGMSEIAFSEAGHMVNDILEILDNKDNAILPMHNFFSTYILNTLWTMMAGIRYKPSDPRMVLLQAILFELFSAIDMVGCPFSHFPVLSIIAPKSSGYTDFVSIHKRIWQFLRDEIAVHKMRFDPNKEDKDFMDVYVRALREYGEVNTYSEGQLVATCLDMFMAGTETTNKSMSFAFSYLVREQEVQKKAQEEIDRVVGNRQPCLDDRPNMPYNEALVHECIRHFMGRTFGVPHRALRNTTLAGYNIPQDTMVVSNFPNILMDEVLFPEPYSFNPDRFIINGKLCLPDFFFPFGLSKHRCMGDVLAKCNIFVLTTTILQSFSLLPAPGEPLPSLEHVDGATASAAPFNALVVRRKTE; this is translated from the exons ATGTGGTTGACAGTACTCGTGGTAATATTGATTATCGTTATTTTACTGTACTTGGACACACTAAAGCCTAAAAAATTTCCTCCTGGTCCAAAATGGTTACCAATCGTTGGAAGCGCTCTAGAAGTTAACAAAATTCGAGAAAACACCAAGTatctttataaaagttttaaggaGCTATCCAAGCTGTATAGTAAAGATGGACACTTGCTTGGTCTAAAAATTGGAAAAGATCGTATAGTAATGGTAAACACCGTGGAAGCGAATAAAGAAATGCTTTATAACGAAGACATTGATGGACGGCCAAAAGGGATATTCTATCAAACCAGAACGTGGGGTGAGAGAAAAGGCGTTCTATTGACCGATGGTGAACTTTGGAAAGAACAAAgaaaatttcttattaaacaTCTCAAGGAATTTGGCTTTGGAAGAAAAGGTATGAGTGAAATAGCATTCTCTGAAGCTGGTCATATGGTTAACGATATTTTGGAAATTTTGGACAATAAAGACAATGCTATACTTCCAATGCACAATTTCTTTAGCACTTATATTTTGAACACCTTATGGACAATGATGGCTGGCATTAGATACAAGCCAAGTGATCCTCGGATGGTACTGTTACAAgctattttatttgaactattCTCAGCAATCGATATGGTTGGGTGTCCTTTCAGTCATTTTCCTGTACTATCCATCATAGCCCCGAAGTCGTCGGGGTACACGGACTTTGTGAGTATACATAAAAGAATTTGGCAATTTCTACGTGATGAGATAGCTGTGCATAAAATGAGATTTGACCCTAATAAAGAAGACAAAGATTTTATGGATGTTTATGTGAGGGCACTGAGGGAATACGGCGAGGTTAACACGTATTCGGAAGGACAATTAGTTGCGACCTGCCTCGACATGTTTATGGCCGGGACGGAAACGACAAATAAAAGTATGAGTTTTGCTTTTAGCTACCTAGTAAGAGAACAAGAAGTTCAGAAAAAAGCACAAGAAGAAATAGATAGAGTTGTTGGGAATCGACAGCCTTGCCTTGATGATCGACCAAA caTGCCCTACAACGAAGCATTGGTACATGAATGCATCCGTCATTTTATGGGCAGGACGTTTGGAGTACCGCATCGTGCTTTACGAAATACGACATTAGCAGGATACAACATACCTCAA gaTACGATGGTTGTTAGCAATTTTCCAAATATACTAATGGACGAAGTTCTATTTCCCGAACCTTATAGTTTTAATCCAGACCGGTTTATTATTAATGGCAAGCTTTGTCTTCCTGACTTCTTCTTTCCCTTTGGCCTATCGAAGCATCGGTGCATGGGCGATGTTCTAGCAAAATGCAATATATTCGTGCTGACAACGACTATTTTGCAAAGTTTCTCATTATTACCTGCACCAGGGGAACCTTTGCCATCTCTGGAACATGTCGATGGAGCTACAGCATCTGCCGCGCCATTTAACGCTCTTGTGGTACGCAGAAAAACTGAGTGA